CCGCCTTCCGACGATGTACTGCACCAGATAGTCCAGCCAAGCTGAGCAACCtgccgcggtccgctgcaaacCTAGCGTCCCACGCTGTCGTTGCCACAAGCGCCGTCCTTGGACGCAGTCCCACACCGCACTGACCGCTGCCAAGCAACGTCAGCTGccacggtccgctgcaagcagccaaatccGACAACCATGCAACAACCCCTGGCCGCCACCATAACTTCAATTGCCTACACCTGGGCTCAACAACACCCATTCAACTCACTACGCGGAAGGTAGCATTGTCGCCTTCAGCTATGGCCTCCTATAACAATGGTTAAGCAATGCCACGAACCAAGTTGGGTCTTTAGAGACGACGCATTCAAGGAGGGCACGACACCAATGGCGCCATCGTCACTCTGGACAGGattttcacccagagaaccccgTGCAGCAGGATTGTAATTCCAACATGACGCCCCTAATGAGGAAGACGACATCCTAGGATGCCGCCGTCATGTCCACCAGTACGAAGGCCGGTGAGGGCTTTCACCTGGAACAATACAACCCCTCGCTGCACATACATGGTTCGGTACTCCCGGACCACTACTACGGCAACCCAGCCGAGGCGACACCGATGTCGCGCTCCACTCGCCGTGCcgccgtacctccacctccgttTCTGTCGCCGCTCTCCACCGCTGCCCACGTGTAGCGCCCTCCACCACATGCACCTCCCTGCCGACGCCGCGCGTCCGCTTGCCGTCTCGCCGCCACATGCCTTGCAGCGCGCTCCTCCTGGCCGCGCACACTTCCCGGCTGCGGCGCGCCTCCAACCACCGCGCTCTCCTCCGCTGTTCGCGCCGATTGCCCGGCCTTCAACCGCGCGCGCCACCCACCAAGAGCCCGCCAGCAACCGTCAACCGCTGCGGGCGAACGCCATGCCGACGAGCTCCAGCCCGGCTCTGCCGCGCACCTCCATCCTGGCGCCGCTCCACGCCTGCAACCCAGCTCCGCCGCGCACCTCCATCCAAGCGCCGCTCCACACCTGCAGCCCGCACCTCCATCCCGACGTTGTGGCAACCCAATGCTAGGCGACGAGCTTCGTGTAACTTAATGTTGCTTAATATAATTTCCTTCAAGAGTTTGAGTGATAACCCCAATTTATGTAATAGACAATGATTTGTAATATTGCACTTCTTCTCCTACTTAAATGAAGGTAGAGCTCCTGCCAATATGTTAAAAAAAACGTACTGATGTACTAGTAGTAGTATCGAATTGGAGTCTTGTGGAATGTGGCATGTTTCTTCTAGTAGGAACCTGATGGTGAGCACACGCGGTTGGGGCCAAGGCTTAAAAGGCCGAGATCCACTGCCATGTGCCATCTGCCCATCTTCGAATAGGAACATGATAGATGCAGAAAACTGGAAGCCTGCGAGTATCTGCAACTGTACATGCTTGGTagctttctatttttttaaaaaagaaaatgtcaCCACATGCTAGAGATTACGATGATTGCCATTTGATTCAGGGCTAATTCCTGTCGGACCCAGACATCATTTCAACCTTTGCTGATTTCTTAAGGAAGGCGCTTCCTGACAAGGCCCGATTCCTGGGACCTAGCAGCCCGGGGCTAGAACCCTTTCAACATATCTCCCTTTTTGAACGGAACGCGCACGCACCGGATGACGGGACGGAGAAAAatctggcaccacttggcctcgCCAAAGTCACGCACATCTCTTGAGAATTTTCTATGTCGACATCCAGAAGGAGGGGCGAGGAGAAAAGAAAACTGGACTGGCCTGCCGCCCGTGCCCCGCGAACTCTGCTGGAACGAATCGAAAGCGATACGATGGAATGGATGGCCATGATCAGAAGGGAAAAGCGGCGATATTGCCCGAAATAAAAAGTGGTCTGATGAGAGTTTCGCTAGGGTTCCATCTGATCCACTCGAAGAAAGAAAGGGCACGCTGATTCGTGCGTGCATTATGCACACGCCTTTCCTCATGCTAACCCCCTCTCGCCGTCGCGGAGATCGCTCAGAATCTGTCGCCCCCCACACGAGCCTTttctcgtttttttttttgaaagacccTTTTCTTCGTTTTTTTATGGCCTAATCCTCCTTCTCCTGTTGCAGTgttgctgctggcctgctgctacGAACTTATCGGATGGAAAGAGGTGATCGATCCCACGACGCGGAGTGGGGCAGCGCCCGACCATGTCACCATACCActaggcagcagcagcagcagctgctcaATTATCACGGTGAAATGGAGATGGGAGGGaacggtggtggtggccatggaCCCTAGCGCACCCACCCACTCGCCGATTCGCCGATACCCCGCGCCAAAGAAGTGGAGAAATGCCCTCAAAAGCGCCGCTAGTTGAACACGAACCGTACACACCCTCATGACACTGGCCAGCACCACCACTCCACCAGGGAGCAAGAGATGGAACCAGGAGAGGGTGTACGTACGCGTCGCGGGGCCCTGGGTTTAGCCATTTGTTTGGCGAAATTCAGGAGCTGAAGGTGGCTCGGCTCGTACGCCGGCCGGACGCTTCGCTGAAGGGAACGAAGCAAGTACGGTGTGGTGGCCCGGCCCCCCGTTGCTTTCGCCGTGGAAAACCAGTAGGAACTCCCAAAATATCCCCCCGGACTCGTGACTCTTTGGCGATCCGATCATATCCACATCCAAATCTTCTTCTCCGGCCAGTTGATCTGCTAGTACCTAGTAGTAGTATGAAGCATCTACCGGCCTGCCAGCCATGGCCCATCGGTGGCGCCTTGCGTGTCCCACAGTAATTTGTGCTCTGTCGCTAGCGATCGGGAAGGAAAAGGGGAGCCGTCCGATGGGCGCGCCCGCGTCACGGACGGCCGGGTGCGGCGCCGAACCGTGTCCGTACTCCGTAGCGACGGAGGGGGCAGGGGGCAAGTGACATCACGCGGCGGCAGAAAGTCGTGGGCGTGCGTGTGCCGGGGTGTGCGATGCGGGGGGCGCCGAGTGggcggtgggtgggtgggtggcggCGTCGCCTACGCCAGCGTCGCGCACGGGGTctcgcggtggtggtgggcggcTGGGCGCGGCCGCATTTTCCAGCCACTtcgccgcgcggcgcgcgcgagTGGGACGGACGGACGAGGCACGGGAGCGCGGCGCAGGCGTCCACCACGGCATTGCGCGATCTCGTCGTGCCCGTCGGACACGGCCAGCAAGGACAAGCAGCGCTCGTCCCCACGCTCTCCAGTCTCCCGTCCGCTGCCGCGCATCGCAGAGGCCAGAGGGCCCGAACGCTGTGACGCGGGGGGCAAGCGCTCGATCCGGCGCGCACACGACACGCCAAGCGCAAGCGGCCCTGCGCGCCACTGCGCCGGCATCCCCCCTGGGAGCCCGGCAGGGGCCAATGCCCAGGCGCGCGTTCCACGTTTCGGCTTTCCCTCGACGGGACGCGGATTCTTGGAGTTCGGGGAGCCGCACGTGGCGCTGCCAGTGCACGGATCATTGGCGCGCGGGACCGCGGGAGCCGTACGACCCCATGGATCTCGCCTCTGGATCGATCCGTCTTTACTGCGTCCAGCCGCCGACTGCGAGGGAGGGCCTACCCACGCGCAGCAGAGGGGTTTAAATGGCGGGCGGCGGTTGGACGGGGGCGGCTCTCCTTCCGTATGGGAGGAAGGAACCCCGGCCGGCCCAGCGGTGTGGCGACGGTggccacggcgacgacgacaacgTCGGCATCGACCGGCCGCTGTCCTGGGCAAacggcgggtcaaccaagttagGCAGGGGGCACGGCTCACCAAGCCGTACCGCGTAACCGCCGGCCGGCACCGATCGATCCCCATTGTACCAAGTTAGGTTTGATGCCCTCAATTGCCGTCAGAAACGCAGCCCCCTGCATTTCACGGCCTGATGCCCTGATTCTAGCATCCGGTGGTGGATGGTACAGAGAAACAAGGGGAGAGGAGAAATCACCAAATCAAAGCAAGCGAACCACATTTGACATTGAAGGCCATCCAGGAGCAGCATTCTTATATCCCTTTATTACACACGAATATGAACACCGGAGCTCGACTCCTACCATTCCCCATCTCATCTGTGACAGTATATATGAATATGTACAGCTACTACTACTACATCAAGCACTGGTAACTAGAGAAAACCCCTATGGTAAAACTCGCAAAACTTAGTAGGGAGTAGGGACTGATgacgagaggagggaggagagagtaACTGCCACAACTACCTCGTTTTCCTTTCAGAGGCTGGTACCAGACCCAAACCGTTTGTTACTAGCACAGTAAGACTACTATGTGAAGTAACCGTGCCGCACTGCACCGGcctcctcttttttttgaaacctaCCAGAAGCGCAGGCGTGCAATGGGGCCCTTCGTTATTGCTTGCATTACCTCCTTTTTGGCTGGCTATGGTATGCAGATCGGTCGATCCAACAGCTATAGAGTAGTATGGTATGTAGGGGTGCGTATGCTACAGTGGTGTGGTGTACCGCTGGTTTCTTCCTTGGCGAGGGGCGGCCGCGTGGCCGCGTTCTAGAACTCCACCATGAGGCTGCCGAACGGCGACCGGTGCGGCACGCCCTTGCGCCGCTTCCCGGTGCGGAAGCTGttggcggtggccggcggggtcGACGGGGTGAAGCTCTGCACCACGCTGCTCTTGTCGCTCCCGCCGCTCGTGCTCGTCGACGAGTCGTCCTCCGagtccgacgccgccgccgccgcggcgccgcccttgtgcggcagcttcttcttcttcttgatggcgGCGTGCTTCTTCCGGATGCGGAACTCGCCGGAGGTGCCCACGATCTGCGTGGGGCATCAAAAGGCAATGAGTACAATGCTGTTGCAAATCACACTTGCGATTACAACGGAATGGATGCATCGGATTGGattggcggaggcggagcgtaCCTTGCAGCCGAGGGAGCAGAAGCGGAAGGTGTCGAGGAGGCTGCGCTCGCAGACCTCGCAGGTGTTGGTGACGCCCTTGCCGGGCCTCGGCTGCGGGCGCTCGTTCAGGAACACCACGCGCGCGCTGTTGATGATGTACGTCTGCACGCCGGTGATGTCCAGCACCTTCTGAATCTCCGACACCCGGATCACGTCGTGGTAGGAGGACCTCCGTATCTGCACCCAAAGCAAAACAGAGCACGCATCGCCGTCAGCGAGAAGCCGAGGATGGAACAGGCCGCATTTGCTGCCTGCCCGTTGAAGGAAGTCAGTTATCCTAATCTTTGGATTTTTCCCAACGCGTCTAAGGAAAGATTGGCCGTTGTAATCTTGGATGCAACGAACACCAAGTCTGTTAGCAAGCGGAGGAGAGACCGAGAGAGAGGCGGCTATGGATAGAGGAAgcacgcagcggcggcggaaaaATCGGCCGTTTCTTCCCAAGGAGAGAAAGGCccacccggcgccggcgccggcttctCCAATCCGACGCCAAGGAATGCTGCGGTGAGCTCACCTGGATGGCGTGGTGATCGCGGTGGTAGGCGAGGCACTGGGAGCAGAGTGCGCCGTTCATGCAGTCGAGGCAGTACATGTTGCACTCGCTCTTGTGCGCGTCCGCGTGCAGCTTGCATTGACCGAAGAAGCTCGTCCCCAGCAGCGGCTTGAGCCACGGCGGCCACCGCTGGTTCTCCGCCCCGTCGCActcccctcctccctgccgcattcgatccgccgccgccattagCACCAATCCATCCAGCAAAAAAAAGGCAAGAACGGAGTGCTACAAAAAAAGACGTTACCATGGCGCCGCCTCTGGTGGTGTTGACTCTGAGCTGCGGCGATTCATCTTCGATTGCCATTTCCGATCCTCAACCAAAGCAGCTAGCTGCAGAGCAGGATGAATGTGGAcagagagaaggaaggagggatttggagggagagagagagacgagaGGGAAGACGAGAGGAAGGGAAAAAGGCGAGGCTTTGGAAGAAAGAAGTGGGGGTAGGAAAGCTGAGGTCTTTGTAGACCGGGCGGGGGAAAGGAAAGCAAGCAGCGACAAGTATCACAGCACCGGTGTGTGCTAGTGGTGGTAAATTACCAACAGGAAACGATGCTTTGTGTGTTCGTGTCATGCCAAGTCGAGGTCTCGAGCTCGTCCttatccgctccccctcccggaCCCGGTGCGCCGCCCGCTAAAACCCGGCTAGCACCGCACCCCGAAAGAAATTTTTCTTTCCACCCCTCCCCTCACCCTGTCACGCTTCAGGGTCAGGTTCAGGAGATGGAACCTAGTCTGCCGTCAGATCTCGCTGTTCCTTCACCGcgacccctcctcctctctcatgGATCATCACACTGAACGAACCAGCAAGGACAGTGGCAGTGGAGTCAGTGCTCCCCAATCCGATCGTGCTGTCGAGTGGAGGAGAATTTTCATCCCGAGCTCCTGCAGTCGATGCAGGGCAACGCCACCATCAGCCGTGACGTCGCGGCCTCTGGTTCCCTCCGGTCTAATACCGGGCACGGGTCGCATCTGGCTGCTACCAGGACCCGACCCGGCGTACGTGTCCTCGTCTTCTCGCTTTGTTGGTGTTGTTTGTTTATTGGCTAGAATACCTGGTGCTTTGTGCGGTTTCTT
This portion of the Setaria viridis chromosome 7, Setaria_viridis_v4.0, whole genome shotgun sequence genome encodes:
- the LOC117865708 gene encoding protein RGF1 INDUCIBLE TRANSCRIPTION FACTOR 1; the protein is MAIEDESPQLRVNTTRGGAMGGGECDGAENQRWPPWLKPLLGTSFFGQCKLHADAHKSECNMYCLDCMNGALCSQCLAYHRDHHAIQIRRSSYHDVIRVSEIQKVLDITGVQTYIINSARVVFLNERPQPRPGKGVTNTCEVCERSLLDTFRFCSLGCKIVGTSGEFRIRKKHAAIKKKKKLPHKGGAAAAAASDSEDDSSTSTSGGSDKSSVVQSFTPSTPPATANSFRTGKRRKGVPHRSPFGSLMVEF